The DNA sequence GCGTCATCGTCGGCGCCGGCATGGGGGGGCTCCCCGCCATCGAGCAGTATCATAAGGCGTATCTCGAGAAGGGGCATAGGCGGATATCCCCCTTCTTCATCCCCATGCTCATCATCAATCTCGCAGCAGGCAATATCTCGATCAAGTTCGGGGCGAAGGGGCCCAATTCTTCGGCGGTCACCGCCTGTGCTACCGGCAGCCATTGCATCGGTGACGCCTTCAAGATCATCCAGCGCGGCGACGCCGACGCGATGATCGCGGGGGGCACCGAATCATGTATTGCCGCCCTCGCCGTCGGCGGATTCGCGGTCATGAAGGCCCTTTCGACCAGGAACGATGACCCGCAGCGGGCGAGCAGGCCCTTCGATACCGACCGCGACGGCTTTGTGATGGGAGAGGGCTCGGGCATCGTCATCCTCGAGAACCTCGAGAGCGCCCTGGCGAGAAAGGCGAAGATCTATGCGGAGGTCGTCGGCTACGGCATGTCCGGCGACGCCTACCATATCTCGTCGCCCGCCCCGGGAGGCGAAGGGGCGGTGCGCTGCATGAAGGCGGCGCTGAAGGACGCCGGCATAGCTCCCGACCGTATCAATTATATCAACGCGCACGGCACCTCGACGAAGTACGGGGATGAGCTCGAGACAGCGGCGATAAAGACCGTCTTCGGCGAGCATGCCTATAAGCTCTGCGTCAGCTCCACGAAGTCCATGACCGGCCATCTCCTCGGGGCCGCGGGAGGCGTCGAATCGGTATTCTCGGTACTCAGCATCCATCACCGGATGGTGCCGCCGACGATCAATCTCGACAATCCCGATCCCGAGTGCGATCTCGATTATGTACCGCATGAGGCACGGCAGCTCGACGTCGCCTATGCACTCTCAAACTCCTTTGGATTCGGGGGAACCAATGCCTGTCTCATCTTCGGAATATACAAAGGAAATTGAGGAAATCCTCGGGTATTCCTTCAAGAACAAGAAGCTCCTGCTCACTGCGCTTACCCACAAATCCTTTCATCACGAAAATGCGGGAAAGGTAAAGACCCACAACGAACGGCTCGAGTTCCTCGGCGATTCGGTCCTCGGCCTCATCATCGCCGAGATGCTCTATCTTCATGAGAGGCCCCTGAGCGAGGCCGAGATGTCGAAGATGAAGTCCTACCTGGTGAAGGAGGCGGTGCTCTTCGAGATGGCCTCCCGGCTCGCCCTCGGCAAATACCTGCGGCTCGGGAAGGGCGAGGAGTCGACCGGCGGCAGGAGCAAGCGCTCCGTGCTCTCCGACGCCTTCGAGGCGGTGGTGGGGGCGCTCTTTCTCGACAGCGACTACGCAACGGCACGGTCGGTCATCCTGAAGCTCTTCATCGATAAAATCCCCGCCGTACTCTCGCGGCAGGAGGGGTATGACTGCAAGAGCGAGCTGCAGGAGAAGTGCCAGAGCATCTTCGGGCTGCTCCCCGAATACCGGATCGTGAAGCAGGAGGGCGAGGAGCACCGGAAGGTGTTTACCGCAGAAGTCTATATCAACGGCTGTCTTTACGGCAGCGGTACCGGAAAGAGCAAAAAAGAGGCCCAGATGGCTGCCGCCAAAGGGGCGCTCGAGAGAATCGTTCAGGGCGAAGCCGCAAAGAAATAAGAGCAGGGCGAGGGAGCAGGTCCCCGCATCGTGAGAGGAAATGAACAAGAACGTACTCGCCTGGTGTCTCTTCGACTTCGCCAACTCGAGCTTCTCTGCCGTGATCGCAGCGGTCGTCTTCCCCGTCTACTATACCGCACATATCGTCGGCAACGACTCAGGCCAGGGCGACCTCTGGTGGGGCCGCGCCATCGCCGCGAGCATGGCGATCGTGGCGGTCAGCTCCCCTTTTCTCGGCGGCATCGCCGACTACGCGGGAATAAAAAAAAGGCTGCTCATCCTTTACACCGTTCTCTGCATCGCCGCCGTCGCCTCCT is a window from the Nitrospirota bacterium genome containing:
- the rnc gene encoding ribonuclease III; this encodes MPVSSSEYTKEIEEILGYSFKNKKLLLTALTHKSFHHENAGKVKTHNERLEFLGDSVLGLIIAEMLYLHERPLSEAEMSKMKSYLVKEAVLFEMASRLALGKYLRLGKGEESTGGRSKRSVLSDAFEAVVGALFLDSDYATARSVILKLFIDKIPAVLSRQEGYDCKSELQEKCQSIFGLLPEYRIVKQEGEEHRKVFTAEVYINGCLYGSGTGKSKKEAQMAAAKGALERIVQGEAAKK
- the fabF gene encoding beta-ketoacyl-ACP synthase II; translated protein: MIETRRVVVTGIGLVTPIGIGVEASWNAALQGVSGIGPITHFDASALPVRIAGEVKGFDPAPYIDAKEIKKMDRFIHLAMAAATMAVEDSGLKISEENAGRVGVIVGAGMGGLPAIEQYHKAYLEKGHRRISPFFIPMLIINLAAGNISIKFGAKGPNSSAVTACATGSHCIGDAFKIIQRGDADAMIAGGTESCIAALAVGGFAVMKALSTRNDDPQRASRPFDTDRDGFVMGEGSGIVILENLESALARKAKIYAEVVGYGMSGDAYHISSPAPGGEGAVRCMKAALKDAGIAPDRINYINAHGTSTKYGDELETAAIKTVFGEHAYKLCVSSTKSMTGHLLGAAGGVESVFSVLSIHHRMVPPTINLDNPDPECDLDYVPHEARQLDVAYALSNSFGFGGTNACLIFGIYKGN